ACTCCCTTCAAGCGGGGCTTGAATCCGATGAACTCACGATTATCTCTGCCCGCACCGCGAAACAGGGCTTCCGGCTGGTCGAGCAGAAACACCCCGATGTTATTCTCATCGATGTCCGACTCCCCGACATGAATGGCCTGGAGGCATTCGAGAAGATCAAAGAGTTGGACCCGCGCATTCCCGTGATTGTGATTACCGCGTTTGCCACCACCGAAACCGCAATCGAAGCGATGAAGCGCGGCGCATTCGAGTATCTGCTCAAACCCGTGGACCTGCATCAACTTCGGGAAATTGTCACCCGGGCCCTGGAACTGCGTCGCATGCAGAATGTCCCGACCCGATTCGATGAAACCGCTGCGGATGCCGTCCCGGGCGATGATGTGATCGTGGGACAATCATTGGTGATGCAGCAAGTCTACAAAGCGATCGGACGGATTGCCTCGCAAGATGTGGCCGTGCTGATTTTGGGAGAATCCGGGACTGGCAAAGAACTGGTCGCACGGGCGATTTATCAGCATAGCAAACGAACCAAAGAACCCTTTCTGGCGATCAATTGCGCGGCCATCCCCGATTCGCTGCTGGAAAGCGAACTCTTCGGCCACGAGAAAGGCGCATTCACCGGCGCGGATCGTCAACGGGTGGGGAAATTTGAGCAGGCCAATGGAGGCACGCTGTTCCTGGACGAAATCGGCGATATGACCCCCACGACCCAGGCGAAAGTGCTGCGATTGCTGCAAGAACAGCAGTTCGAGCGCATCGGTGGGCAGCAACCCATTCGCACCGATGTGCGAATTATCGCCGCCACCAACCAGGATTTGGAGGCGATGTCCGCCGCGGGGAAATTTCGGCAGGATTTAATCTATCGCCTCAACGGCTACACCATCACCTTGCCGCCGCTGCGGGAGCGCATCGACGATATCCCCTTACTGGTGGAGCACTTCCTGCGCTTGGCCAATATCAAGCTGGAGAAGCATGTCCACGCTGTCGCTCCCGAAGCGATGTCGTTATTGACCAAACATCCCTGGCCCGGAAATGTTCGAGAGTTGCAAAATGTCGTG
This DNA window, taken from Tuwongella immobilis, encodes the following:
- a CDS encoding sigma-54-dependent transcriptional regulator: MPTLLLIDDEANVIYSLQAGLESDELTIISARTAKQGFRLVEQKHPDVILIDVRLPDMNGLEAFEKIKELDPRIPVIVITAFATTETAIEAMKRGAFEYLLKPVDLHQLREIVTRALELRRMQNVPTRFDETAADAVPGDDVIVGQSLVMQQVYKAIGRIASQDVAVLILGESGTGKELVARAIYQHSKRTKEPFLAINCAAIPDSLLESELFGHEKGAFTGADRQRVGKFEQANGGTLFLDEIGDMTPTTQAKVLRLLQEQQFERIGGQQPIRTDVRIIAATNQDLEAMSAAGKFRQDLIYRLNGYTITLPPLRERIDDIPLLVEHFLRLANIKLEKHVHAVAPEAMSLLTKHPWPGNVRELQNVVRYGVIQAVGEILTPDDLPTSVRGRSDSPIARPAEELPHWVKRVRELLDSGAGDIYRTLLHEFDAAVLQEVLRHVNGNQVHASELLGISRTTLRSKLESLDHPPSEPSGP